GGTCCTGGTCAACGGCGAGGACGTCACCGCCATGAGCGACGACGAACTGGTCAAATTCAGGCTGCACAACATGAGCATGGTCTTCCAGTCCTTCGCCCTCATGCCGCACCAGACCGTGCTCGACAACGCCGCTTTCGGCTTGGAGCTGGCCGGGGTGGATAAGGCCAAACGGCACGAACGCGCCCGCGAGGCTCTGGAGCAGGTAGGCCTGGCCGGATGGGAGGACCAGTATCCCAAACAGTTGTCCGGCGGCATGCAGCAGCGCGTCGGGCTGGCCCGCGGCCTGGCCGTGGACCCGGAAATCCTGCTCATGGACGAGGCCTTCTCGGCGCTTGACCCGCTCATCCGCACCGAAATGCAGGATGAACTGCTCAAGCTTCAAGAGGAACATCAACGGACCATCGTATTCATCTCCCACGATCTGGACGAGGCCCTGCGCATCGGCGACCGCATCGCCATCATGGAAGGCGGCAACGTGGTCCAGGTGGGCACGCCGGATGAAATCCTGCAAAACCCCGCCAACGACTACGTCCGCGCCTTCTTCCGAGGTGTGGATCCCACCGGGGTCCTCAGCGCGGGCGACATCGTGCGCGATTCCCACCCGACCATCGTGGTCACCAAGGGCGGCAGCCTGCGCATCGCCCACGAAATCCTGAGCGGCAGCGAACTGGATCACGCCTACGTGATCGACTCGCGCCGCCATTTCCTCGGCGTGGTCTCGTCAGAGGGCATCCGCAACGCCTTGGAGGCGGGACTGCCGGAGCACCCGCTGAGCCAGGTCTACCTGCCCGAGGCCGTGGCCGTGCATCGTGACGATTCCATGCAGGACATCCTGCCGCTGGTGGCCGTTTCCACCTGGCCCATCCCGGTGGTGGATGATGAAAACCGCTACCTCGGCGTGGTCTCCAAAAACCGTTTTCTCACGATCCTGCATAAGACCGAAGTGGCCCTTTCCGAAGGAGGTGACCAATAATGTTCGACAATCTAATTATCCCCCTAGACCAATGGGTTTCCGTGGCCGTGGAATGGCTAGTGGACAACTACCGCGAATTTTTCCAGATGCTCAAATGGCCCGTGGACAAGTTGCTGACCGGCTTCGAGCACGGCCTGACCGCCCTGCACCCGCTCATCATCATCGCCGTGGTCTGCTTCCTGGCCTGGAAATTCTCGGGCAAGCGTCTGGCCGTCTTCTCTCTGTGCTCCATGCTCCTGGTGGGCTTCCTGGGCCTGTGGGAAGACACCATGATCACCCTGGCCATGGTCCTCTCGTCCGTGGTCATCTGCGCCGTGATCGGCATCCCGCTGGGCATCATGTCCGGCCGTAGTGATCGCTTCCAGGCCGGACTCCGGCCCGTGCTCGACGCCATGCAGACCACCCCCGCCTTCGTCTATCTCGTGCCCATCGTCATGCTTTTTTCCGTGGGCAATGTGGCGGGCGTGCTGGCGACCATCATCTTCGCCCTGCCCCCCATCATCCGGCTGACGAGCCTGGGCATCCGCCAGGTCCACCCGGAACTGGTGGAGGCGGCTCAGGCCTTCGGGGCCACCCGGCGGCAGGTGCTCTTCAAGGTTCAGATTCCCCTGGCCTTGCCGACCATCCTGGCGGGTCTGAATCAGACCATCATGATGGCCCTGTCCATGGTCGTCATCGCCGCGCTCATCGGCGCAGGCGGACTCGGCTCCCCGGTCATCCTCGGGCTGAACACCCTGGACATCGGACGCGCCGTGGTCGGCGGCCTGGGCATTGTGCTCATGGCCATCGTCCTGGACCGCATCACCCAGTCAATGGCTCAAAAGAAATAACCGAAATCGAATTCGAGGAGGTTTTATGAAACTGATGAAACTCACGCTGACCGCACTGTTTGCGGTCCTGATCGCATCCGCCGCCATGGCCATGGACACGCAGCCCGGCAAGGGCGTCACCGTCCAACCCGCACGCGCCACCTGGAATACCGGCTTCTTCCAGGAGGCCCTGGTCCGCAAGGGCTTGGAGGAACTCGGGTATACCGTAAAGAGGCCCCGTGACCTAGCGAACCCCATCTTCTACAAGTCCGTGACGCTGGGCGACGTGGACTACTGGGTCAACGGCTGGTTCCCCATGCACGACGCCCAACTGCCCAAGAACTTCGACGAGAAGGCGCAAAAGATCGGCTTTGTGGCCAAGGCCGGTGGCATGCAGGGCTACCTGGTGTCCAAACGTGATGCAGACAAGTACAACATCAAGTCCCTGGACGACTTCAAGCGTCCCGAGGTCATAAAGGCCTTCGATTCCAACGGCGACGGCAAGGCCGACCTGACCGCCTGCCCTCCGGGCTGGGGCTGCGAAAAGGTCATCACCCACCATATGAAGGTCTACGACCTGGGTGACTACATCAATCCGGTCAAGGCCTCCTACGAGGCGGGCATGGCCGCGGCATTGGGCGAATACAAGTCCGGCAAGCCGGCCTTCTTCTACACCTGGACGCCCAACTGGACCGTCTACAAGTTCAAGCCCGGCAAGGATGTGGTCTGGATCAATGTGCCTGAGATCAACCCCACCGAGTCCCAGGCCCCGAACGCCGATCGCATGACCGTGTCCGGCGTGGAAGGCGCGGTCTCCGACCCGCTCAAGGCCGGCTTCGTGGTCTCCGACATCCGCGCGGTGGCCAACAAGAAGTTCCTGGCGAAGAACCCGGCCGCGGCCAAGTTCCTCGAACTCTTCACCCTGCCCCTGGCCGACATCAGCGCCCAGAACACCCGCATGAACCAAGGCGAAAAGTCCGACAAGGCCATTGCCAAACATGCCGACGAATGGATCAAGAACAATCAGGACAAATGGAACGGGTGGCTCAAGGCGGCCCGCGAAGCCGCCAAATAGCGAAGCGGCGAGAAAATTGCGGCGGCCCCTTCTTGGGGCCGCTTTTTTTTGGGGACCGGCCCCTTCACAAAGAAAGGAAAAAGCAATTGCTGGAAGCCGCTCCGCGGCGAGATTTAGATGATTCCGCCTGCGGCGGGCACGGACTCGCAATCCTGCAGCCCCTTCTTCGCATCCAACCCGCTGCCGGGTTACCGGCCGTCAAAATGACGCTGTCGGGCAAGGATTCTCTCCGGCTCCCTGCGAAACGGCGAGGCAAGATTCAAGACGCGGCACGAAGGCCGATGAACGGGAAATCCCGTCCATCGGCCTTCGTGTTGTTCGCATGTATGCGGATCGAGACTCCAAAAGCGGCGGAGCCCAAAGGCATGGCTAGTCCCCGGTCAGTTCGTAGCGAGTGGAAGGCCCCTTGCCCTTTTTGACCAGAAGGCCGCGCTTGACAAGGTCCTGAAGGTCGTAAATGGCGGTCCGTGTGGGCAGATTACCGCCGACCAGGTCCTGGTATTGTTTGCGGGTAATAGTGCCCTGTCTGCGGATGACGTCCCAGGCTTCTTTCTGGCGGGAGTTGAAGCCCGCATCGGTTTCCACCGGGGCGGATTGCTGCGGAACGGGATAGGACGGGACAGGGTGCGACGGAGCGGTCGCCGAGGGAGTCCCGGAAGACGCAGAGTGCGGCTTGCCTGCATCCGGGGACGGCCCGGGCTGGGGCTGGGTGGGCCAGGTATAGAAGTCGCTTTCCAGACGAATTTCCTCGTGCTGAATGATGTCGGTTTCGGCCATGACCGCAGCGCGGGTAATGCAATTGACCAGTTCGCGGACGTTGCCGGGCCAATCGTGGGAGACGAGCTTGGCCAGGGCCCCCTTGCTCAGATCCAAATGTTCGCGTCCGGCCAGGGCCTCGGCCTGCTTGAGGTAGTAGACGGCCAAAAGCGGGATGTTCTCGCGATTTTCGCGCAGGGCCGGCGTGTTGATGGAGATGACCTTGAGCCGGTAGTAAAGATCCTCGCGGAAGGACTTGTCCTCGATGAGGGACGGAATGTCCACGTTGGTGGCGGCCAGGATGCGCACGTCCACGGCGACTTCGCGGTCGCTGCCCAGCGGCTTGATCTTGCGCGAGGCCAGGGCCCGGAGCAGGGATTGCTGGACCTTGGCGGAGGCGGACTGGATTTCATCCAGGAAAAGGATACCCCCGTCGGCCTCGACGAACGCGCCGTTGCGGTCTTCCTTGGCCTCGGAAAAGGCCCCCTTGACGTGGCCAAACAGGGCATCGAGAAGCAGGTTCTCGTCCAGGGCGCCGCAGTTGATGGAAATGAACGGCTTTTCCGCGCGGCTGGAATGGGCGTGGATGCCCTCGGCCACCAACTGTTTGCCGGTGCCGGTCTCGCCCGCGATGAGCACGTCCACATCCACCTGGGCGGCCTTGAGGATGTTGACTTTGAGATTGGCCGTGGCCGAGCCCACGCCGACGATCTCGGGAACGCGGCTCAGTTCGTTCTCCACCAGCAGTTCTCGCTCGCGGTCCAGGGAGGCGCGCTCACGCTTGTTCACGTTGAGAATGGCCTCGTCCTTGGCTTGTATCTCGACCACCTGCTGTTTGACCCGGCGGATGATGTTGTTGATGGATTCCTGAAGGACGGTGATGTCGTAGCCGTTGTACGGGAGATAAATCTCCTCCATTTCCTCCAACGAGTTCAAGGTATTCATGCACGCCGCCAACTCGCGGATAGGCTTGGTCAGGATACGCCCGAAGAGAAAGACGAGGACGGAGATGACCACGATGCCGCCGAGGGTCACAAAGAGCATGACGTCCATGTTCTTGTAGCCCGCGATGATCGGCAACTGGCTGCGATCCACGAAGATCACCCCGCCATAGACCGAAGGCGGTCCGGCCGGATCGGTCTTGAAATAGACCGGGGCATAGCTGAAGTAATGGAAATCCACGCCGGACTGTTTGGGATGCTCCTCCGCCACGCGAACCAACCCGTTTTCGCCCTTGTTCATGGCGGCCACGGCCTCCCAATAGCGGGAGTACCTTTCGTTGGGCCGGAAGGCGGCCTTGTTGCCAGGCTTGCCCAGCGAGCCGTCGAATCCCTCACGGGCCAGGAAGGTGGTCAGATCATTGTGCTGCTTGTCGTAGTCTTCGGACTGAAAGAGCATCCAGC
The Desulfovibrio sp. Huiquan2017 genome window above contains:
- a CDS encoding proline/glycine betaine ABC transporter permease, with translation MFDNLIIPLDQWVSVAVEWLVDNYREFFQMLKWPVDKLLTGFEHGLTALHPLIIIAVVCFLAWKFSGKRLAVFSLCSMLLVGFLGLWEDTMITLAMVLSSVVICAVIGIPLGIMSGRSDRFQAGLRPVLDAMQTTPAFVYLVPIVMLFSVGNVAGVLATIIFALPPIIRLTSLGIRQVHPELVEAAQAFGATRRQVLFKVQIPLALPTILAGLNQTIMMALSMVVIAALIGAGGLGSPVILGLNTLDIGRAVVGGLGIVLMAIVLDRITQSMAQKK
- the proV gene encoding glycine betaine/L-proline ABC transporter ATP-binding protein ProV → MGQISVENLYKIFGSKPRKGLEMLKQGHDKTSVLEKTGMTVGVNNASFTIENGEIFVIMGLSGSGKSTMVRMLNRLIEPTSGRVLVNGEDVTAMSDDELVKFRLHNMSMVFQSFALMPHQTVLDNAAFGLELAGVDKAKRHERAREALEQVGLAGWEDQYPKQLSGGMQQRVGLARGLAVDPEILLMDEAFSALDPLIRTEMQDELLKLQEEHQRTIVFISHDLDEALRIGDRIAIMEGGNVVQVGTPDEILQNPANDYVRAFFRGVDPTGVLSAGDIVRDSHPTIVVTKGGSLRIAHEILSGSELDHAYVIDSRRHFLGVVSSEGIRNALEAGLPEHPLSQVYLPEAVAVHRDDSMQDILPLVAVSTWPIPVVDDENRYLGVVSKNRFLTILHKTEVALSEGGDQ
- the proX gene encoding glycine betaine/L-proline ABC transporter substrate-binding protein ProX, translating into MKLMKLTLTALFAVLIASAAMAMDTQPGKGVTVQPARATWNTGFFQEALVRKGLEELGYTVKRPRDLANPIFYKSVTLGDVDYWVNGWFPMHDAQLPKNFDEKAQKIGFVAKAGGMQGYLVSKRDADKYNIKSLDDFKRPEVIKAFDSNGDGKADLTACPPGWGCEKVITHHMKVYDLGDYINPVKASYEAGMAAALGEYKSGKPAFFYTWTPNWTVYKFKPGKDVVWINVPEINPTESQAPNADRMTVSGVEGAVSDPLKAGFVVSDIRAVANKKFLAKNPAAAKFLELFTLPLADISAQNTRMNQGEKSDKAIAKHADEWIKNNQDKWNGWLKAAREAAK
- a CDS encoding sigma 54-interacting transcriptional regulator — its product is MASTTTAGSRMSDWMRRHLPGLVRRLGLRGKLLLALMPSIVGILLFTGWASYRVSDEFIDIAISRTVRQNTMAVAHEMEQYLDGCRTDLLFFAGGRTDAAGLRDEFMRLLKAGGRSYLELCYLPASGGEPVVLVRQGENVRAVAPDSLDRVRPNPFAELDRLGALAPGRVVASDILDVSYPMPTEGSTNRFMTANVVRFYTACPGNGTEPPGLLFLSVEATTLRNILSWYNSRKSPLWAYPRSDEVRFSYFLNHDGWMLFQSEDYDKQHNDLTTFLAREGFDGSLGKPGNKAAFRPNERYSRYWEAVAAMNKGENGLVRVAEEHPKQSGVDFHYFSYAPVYFKTDPAGPPSVYGGVIFVDRSQLPIIAGYKNMDVMLFVTLGGIVVISVLVFLFGRILTKPIRELAACMNTLNSLEEMEEIYLPYNGYDITVLQESINNIIRRVKQQVVEIQAKDEAILNVNKRERASLDRERELLVENELSRVPEIVGVGSATANLKVNILKAAQVDVDVLIAGETGTGKQLVAEGIHAHSSRAEKPFISINCGALDENLLLDALFGHVKGAFSEAKEDRNGAFVEADGGILFLDEIQSASAKVQQSLLRALASRKIKPLGSDREVAVDVRILAATNVDIPSLIEDKSFREDLYYRLKVISINTPALRENRENIPLLAVYYLKQAEALAGREHLDLSKGALAKLVSHDWPGNVRELVNCITRAAVMAETDIIQHEEIRLESDFYTWPTQPQPGPSPDAGKPHSASSGTPSATAPSHPVPSYPVPQQSAPVETDAGFNSRQKEAWDVIRRQGTITRKQYQDLVGGNLPTRTAIYDLQDLVKRGLLVKKGKGPSTRYELTGD